The sequence below is a genomic window from Sorangiineae bacterium MSr12523.
GGTGGGCATGCCCATCGCCGCCGAAGCCGCCGCCGTCAACGTGGTGAGCAAGTACAAGCCGTACAACGGCATGATGCTCAGCGCCTCGCTCATCCCCTGCGTCAGCAAGGCCGAGGGAACGATGATCGGCCTGCCGCTGCAGAAGATCGAGGACTCCTTCCTCTGCGAAAAAGCGTTCAACGAGGTGGAGGCCAAGATCAACGAGTTCGTACCGCCGCCTGCCGCGCAGTTCCTGAGCTTCGTCATCAATCTGATCCAAGGTTACGTCGTCAACACGCCCTCCGAGGACACCGCCATCGGCATCGGCTGCGGCGACTGGGAAGACACGCACGTCCACGTGGTGAGCGACGGCGCCGGCAATGGCACGGACGTCATGCAAATGTGGGGCTTGGTCATCGGCGGCACCAAGGACGAGGAGAAAGGCCGCGCCGAGCGTCGCGTGAGCATGTCCAAGAACAAGGGACACAGCACGGAGCAGGAGCTGCCCAAGCAGAAGATCTACTACTCACAAGCCGAGTACTACTTCGACTGCACCAAGGACTGGAGCGACAAGGAGTGCTTCGACGACGACCTGATGAACGCGTCGTTCTCGATGCAGTGGCGGGCGCGCCTGCGCCGTGTGTACGCGCCTTCGTTCGGCAATCAGGCCATCGGGCTCCTTTCCAGCTTTGCCCTCTCGGGCGGCAACCCCATGGACTTCATGGCCGCGAAGATGAGCGAGAACCCTGCGGCGCAGAAGATGGCCGACTCGATCGACAAGGTTCGAAACGGCGCCATGTCTGGCCCCATGACCGGCACCGGCTTCGGCCAAGGCGCCGACAGTGCGATGAACTTCCTCACCGGCGGCGACAAGCCGATTCACTGAGAGGCCAGCGCCATGAGAAAGAGAACGACGAAACACGCAAACGAACGGGGCGCCGCGCTGGTGGAAGCGCTCATCGTGATGCCCTTCATGGTGACCTTTTTGGGCATGATGATCTGGTTTCACAACATCTACAAAGTGAAGCAGGACGTCATGCTGCAGGCGCGCGGGCAGATGCTCTCGTATGCCTCTCACTCGTGCGGCGGCTCCCCGCCGCCAGCGGACGGCAGCGCCAATGGCCTTTACGGCGATGCGCAGAAGGCCCGGAGCGCAAGCGGCGGCGTCAACAGCGCACTGAGCCTCGCCTTCAACGTGCAATCGAAGCATGCGGAGGGCAAAGCCTCCGGCAAATACCGCACGACCGCGGGCTGGAACAAAACGCTGAACCACGACTCGTATTCGATGTGCAACGAGCGCCGTCTCGACGGCGGGTTGCTCGACCTGATTCCGTTCGGGATCGGTTTGGCCAAAGGCATGTTTTAGGGCCCCCACCAGAAAGCGAGACATCGCATGTTCATCGTATCCATGTTGGCCTGGGCCAAACGAAACAAGCAGGGTTCGAAGTTGAAGTCGTTCGCCCGACTGGGCGTGTACGTGGCCGCCTTGAGCGGCGTCGCCTTCGCCTTCGCCGCGCACAACGCGCATGCCGGCGTCGCCGAGACGGCCTTGAACTTCGGCCGCGACATGATGCCGCTCAAGGATTACCTCCAGGAGCCGACGGCGCTCACGTTGAATGGCCAGAACATGGTTCTCGCCACGGGCATCAGCGACAAGAAGGCGCACGAGATCCTCGATACGTACGAGTCGTACTGCCGCACGTCGAAGGATGCGTTCGGGCAGGAATGGTCGAAGCTGGTCGATCAGGATGCGAACGTGAAGAAGCAGGTGGCCTCGAAGTTCAGCGGCTCCTTCGACATGGGCGTCTACCGCACGGAGAAGACGACCGGCGAGGGCGTGGTCCTCTGCTTCATGCGCGGCGCCGAGTCGCAGAAGACGCTCATCGAGGGGCTGCAGTCCTTCGAGCAGACGCACGATCTCGGCTCGCTGGGCAAGCTGCGCTACGCGTACGTGACCACCACGAAGGGCGGCCACACGATGGTCTTCACCGCGTGGACCGACGACCATTTCCGGCTCGATGCGTTCATGCCCCAGGAGAAAGACGGGGCCATGCAAGACAGCGCGGGCTCGGATCCGGCGGGCATTCCGCGTCCGCCCCACGCCTACCGGCTCCTGGCCGCGGAGCTCCGAAACTCGCCCTTCGGTGCGCACGTGTACCGGAGCGCCTCCACGCCGGAGCAAGTGCGCGAGCACTACGATCACGAAATGATGAAGGACGGCTACGCGCCCCTCGGGTGGGCCAATGACATGTACGACGCCAAGGCGATGAACCGCATGTACCTCAAAGGCGGCGTGCAGATCGCGCTGTCCACGAAGCCAGACGGCGACGGCTCCATCGTCTCCATCGGCGAAGTCGGCGCCGCGCCCAATGCGACCGCCGAACTCGAGTCCTCGCCGCTCAACCTCACCGGCGCGCGCAAGTGAGAACGAAACCAGGAGCAGCCATGAACAAGTTCTTGACCGGCACCATCGCGGCCCTCTCCCTCTTTCTTCTCTTTGCGAGCCAGCCCCGCACCGCCAACGGCGATCAGGCGGGCGCCTCGGGCAAGGCCCACGCGGAGTGCCGTCTGCGCTGCACGGCGGTGTTCAACGAGTACGCCACGGCGTGCGGCACCGGCACCTGCAAAGAGAAGTGCGCCGGCGCGAAGTCGAAAGAGGACGGCTGCAAGTCCTGCGTGGAGAGCTGCATCGCTCCGAAGAAGCAGGAGGTCATGGACTGCATGAAGAAGTGCCCTCCCCCGAAGTAGGCGACTCACCTACTTCGCCCTCCCCGGTGCCCTTGCGCTTTCGCGGGAGGTAGGTCACAAGGAAGGCTGGCAGAGCCCGGCTCACGGACGTGAGTCCGGGATGCCGCCTTTTGTGGAGAGTGAGAATGACCCGAGACGAACTATCGGTGGGGTGGATGAACGAGGCACCAGCCATAGGATCCATCGCGATCCGGCTCGCGCAACGTTCTCCTGCCATCGAAATTCTCGGTAAATCTCACGTCTGTGGTGCGGGCTCGACCACAATTTTCGCTGTTATATGAGAAGTTCCGTTGGCACGACGTGTGTAAAGAAATAGCTCAGTACGAAGAGGAGACGGCGATGCGGATCGACAAAGGGCAGCTCTCGAAGTTTCGAAGGAACCGTTTGGGGGCAATCGCAGTGGAATACGCACTCCTCGTGACGTTCGTCGCGGTGCCGACGGTCATCGGCCTCACGACGGGCGGCGTGAAAATGCTCAAGGATTACCGCGCTGGCCGCGAGGCCATGCTGAAACCGACGCCGTAGCACCCGGCGGGCTCGAAGCCCGCCGAAACATCGATGGGATGGGGAGCGAGGATGCTCGTTTGGAGGGCAGGATGAGTTGCGTCAAAAGGTTGGCGAAAGACAAAAAAGGTGCCGTGGCTGTAGAGTTCTTAATCGGCTTCATGCCGATGGCCACCGCCTTCCTTTGCTTCACGCAGGTCGGGTGGATCTACACCGCCCATCTCGTGTTCAAGCACGCCGCCTTCGCCGCCGCGCGCGCGGCCATCGTGACCGTCGAGCCTTGCAACCCCGGCAAGGACATGGACAAGCGCCGCCCCGACGATCCGAAGAACGCGTTCACCGCGGCCCTCGGCGGCGGCGCTTGGCAGCACACGTTCTCCTCGCCCAACGTGACCCCCACGTACAACGGCGGCGAGAAGTTCGGTGACGTGAAGACGGAGGTCACGGCGAAGTACAAGTGCAACGTGCCCATGGGCAAGCGCCTCGTTTGCTCGGGCTTCGGCTTCGTCAACATGAAGGAAACGATCACGCTGCCCCACCAGGGCGCGGCTTACGACAACGCCACGGGATGCGGGGAACAGTGATGGAAATGCACACCCGGAAGAATCTCGCGCAGGACCAGAACGGCGCGGTGATGATCATCGGCCTTTTCATGGCCATCTCGCTCATCGGCTCCCTGTGGTTCATCCTCGGAATCGGCGACGCCATCGTGCTGCGCGACAAGGCCGTCGAGGCCTCGGACCATGCAGCCTTCTCGGCGGCGACGGTGCATGCGCGCGGCATGAATTACATCTCCGCGCTGAACCTCATCATGTTTGCGCTGGCCAGCATCTACGTGCTGCTCGCCACCTTGGCGGACATCTGCATCGGCGTGGGCATCCTCAGCTTGGGCTGGGGAACGTGGATTGGCAGCACCTGCATCGGCTGGCCCATTCCGCCGCCCGTCGCAAAGATCGGCGAGCAGGCCTGCAAGATCGGCCATCAGATCGCCAAGATCGCCACGACCTACAACAAGGCGCTCAAGGGCGTGTTCAAGGCCATGGGC
It includes:
- a CDS encoding Flp family type IVb pilin; protein product: MRIDKGQLSKFRRNRLGAIAVEYALLVTFVAVPTVIGLTTGGVKMLKDYRAGREAMLKPTP